DNA sequence from the Acanthochromis polyacanthus isolate Apoly-LR-REF ecotype Palm Island chromosome 5, KAUST_Apoly_ChrSc, whole genome shotgun sequence genome:
ctttttattctttctgttttcagcatttagtttttctcatttatggTTTTCTTGTTTGCAGTTGTTGTCAATAAGTTAATTTCTAATTCACTGGCCACTCACCTGTACATCAAACCAATACAACCGACGACAACAGGCGAGAACCATAAACACCAGAACTGTAGCTGCAGTTCCAGCTGGGGAACCAGTGGAGGCTGAAATTAAATCACAGTAGACAAATTAGATAAAATAACCTTACAGATTCAGTTCATTGGCCATTAATTCATTTTTCTCCACTCACCTAATGCTACATTGACTCTAGCACTTGCCGCAGCCAGACTGACACTATTGGTCAGCGAGACATTGAGGCAGAAAACTCCAGAGTCATTGAAGAACTGACGAAGGATCATCTGACAGTCTGGAGAGGGTGAGGCTTCATTGCAGATGGTTTGTAGTGGTGTGACACAGTCAGCATCAGATATGACGGTGCAGACCTCGCTGGGCAAACTACAGGAAGGAGAGTGACGGTGCGGAGATGTTGTTGCAAAGAGAACGATCATAAAGTCGTGAGTTAATTCTGTAAACATGTATGGTAAGTATACAATAagaaattacacatttaatcaattctgaagaagaacgaCACAGAAAGCCCCGCCCTGCAAGTTGAATGGATTAGTTTGTGAGGTTTGTCACACATTAAACCCTGAGtgtctgaatccatgtttttgaagaTGTCACTGCAGTTTCACGGTGTAAATGCTTTGCCACAATGTCGATTGCTTACTTCTCTTATTTTTGATTGCAATGCATGAAATTCCACACTGAACCAAACTAACCACAACTGTTTTGCTATTGAATTAGCTTGTATAGCTGCTTGATGAATGTCACTACCTACCTTCCCTGACAGGCAATGGTGACGTCCACAGCATTCTGCTCCACCTCAGTCGCCATTGATACAACACTCAACATCTGgacgatctctacactttcaaTTCCCTCTGCAGGGTTAAATGAGGATGAAAGAGAGATTTTAACACTATTAACCACAGTTTTATTAAAACATTACTAAATTCAAGTGTATTGCACACAAACTCACATAATACCAGAAACTGTATTGACTTACGGACAACATCTATAGATGTGGCGAGAGAGCCGTAACGGTAGACTGTGCAGTCAGCTGTCAGCTCTGGTGCTTGTCTTTTAGCCACAACAAGGGCAACTTGTGCTGGATCTGCTTCTACTTCAGCCTGAACTTCACCTTCAGCCCGGAACAGCTTCTTGTACACCTGCTAGTTAGCCcagtgaaaaagagaaaattaatACTTCTGTTACAAGAGCTATCAGCATCTTTGTTTGTGTACAGTTTCAACCattacctgcagcagctgcagttgCTGCAACTTCGTTCTCAGTTTCAAGCACTTCAGCCTCAGTATCAACTGCAGCATCAACTGCTGCGGCCTCTTCTACAGCTGTGGATTCAGTTGCAGCAGCAACAATGTTATCAACAGGCACTTCTGTTTGAGCCTGGACAACCTCTACAGCAGCGTCAGCTTCTACAGCAGCGTCAGCTTCTACAGCAGTGTCAACAGCAGCGGTCACctcagcttcttcttctgcagctaCATCTGTCACAGGGGCAACAGTAATGGTGTCGGCAACCTCAACTGCAACTTCTTCTCCTTCCACAACAGGGGcaactgaagcagcagcatcaaTCACAGCCACATTTTCTGCAGCTACATCAGTAACTGTGGCTGTGTCATCTGCAGCATCTGTATTAGCTTCTGCTGGCTCTTCAACTGCAGGTGCAACAGAGGCAACAACAGCCacttctcctgctgcagcttctgtctCCTCTGCAGCAACATCTTCTTCTGCAGCAGGAACAGCAGCGTTGGCTGGGTCTTCTTCTGCTGGAACCACAGCTGCATCTACTGCAGGGGCCACTGAGGCGTCTTCTACAGTCACTGTGTCGGTATCCACGACTGCTTCTCCGTCATCAGTGTCGGCGGCAGCATCGGCGGGCTGCACAGAGGCAGCAGCTGGAGTGGCATCAGAGGCAGGAATATCCAGAGCAATCGCATCTCCTCCCTCGACTGGTACAGCTGCAGGAGTGGAGGCCATCACAACTACTGCAGGAGCAGCAGAGGCATCAAGAGGAACAACTGAAAGACAAGTgtaaaactgctgaaaaaacagctTATATAGAGAGGCTAAAAAATGAGCAGTTAGTTTCAGCTCTCACCAGCAGTGGGGTTTCCACAGCCATTGGGGATGCTTGCCATCAGGACCACCTGAGGTTTGAAGGTGCCAACTGCAAGATATGTGTGAGTGATGGTGCGCTCTCTGGAGATCAGAGTTCCACTGGCGTCACCAAAGTCCCAGCTGAAGCTGATGTCTGCGTTGTTCAAGTACTGGCTGGGATCGTGGAGGTTGACGGTAAAAGCAATGGCCTGGTTCTGGATGAAGTTCTGGTCACCCTGGTTTACATCATTGACTTGGGCAAGTGATATGCTGAAGGGAACCTGGTCTGATGATGGAACAAAAGATATAGAGATGTTATGATGGGGGCTCAAAAACAAGGATCATAAAATAATTTTCCTGAACTTAGAGCTGACAAATCACCTGTGATGGTGAAGACTGAGGAGGCGTATCCGAGGGGAATGAACTTGTCTTTGCCTCGACAGTGATAGATGACGACCTCCATGTCGTAGGAGCCCAGAGGAACGTTGTCTGTACCGATGGTGAGCGAGGAGGAAGGTCCATCTGCCACCTGCCAGTAACGCCCTTTAATATAATAACATTATGGTTATGTGGAGTACAAGACTGTTTCACAATGAGACACCATTATGATGCTGATCAGTCAACCGGCTGATATTTACATAATTTCTTGTGAAAGTGAAACATCTGCTAAAGAAATGTAGACTCTGACTTGGACTAAATTGcaatacaaagtcctgcacctctgtggaaacaacacGACAATGACTAGAattagagagaactcaaaattATCTTCTGTCTAGTGTGACACAATTGTGAAGGCACaaagcataaaaacagaaaacataagATTTTTTTATCCTTATTAATTTtgccaaaattgaaaaaaaaattagatacagcataaacaacatttttctaaatgCCCACAGGTTTTACCAATACGGTGGGGGAAATGGTGACAGATATTTCACTATTTCCATTCAATTTGGTTTGTTTCTCTCATATGTGCTCtttataaacacagcctgcaattCAAGTGAACAAATAAATTTGTTGTATGACTTAtagttgcagctgagtcacgaATGGCTTCAAGGAGGGCAattattttcctttgttttccattttccagAATCTAGTTTGTGCAAATGCtattttttgtttggaaaatttttaaatgagacatacaGAATAAGGGGATTTTAATATCATATCAAGATTTAAGgtcagatttggttaattttccagaTGGAACTagatgtcacagatgagtagttcaatcaaatcaaatttctgtttttacactttctggctATTTAAAAACCCTTAAAAACAGAATCACaaactttttttcttgatttaacAATAGATGCATTTATGTGATACGATACAATAATTTTTCAGGCAAAATCTAAAATGATAGAGATGATAACAGGTCATCTTCAGCATCTGGTTTAATGAAAaggtttttcttgtttcttgttAGTGATATGGCCTGAGGAGAGATGCCCATATATAGAGGAGTTTAAAAGCCTTTTTATGAACTGTTCTTTTGCTGTATAAAAATTCGATTTGTGTAAAGAAATACAGTCACTGATGCGTTTGAAAGTTTTGAGGTGTATTTTTTACTGCAGGTTTCCTGTTACAATATACTTGGGAACTGTATCAACCTCAAGTGTTGCAATAAATTGCACAGTATTGGTCAAGAGCAGCCTGTGTTTCAAACAGACTATATAATTTACCCCATGTCTTCCACACAAACACGTAGCGAGGTTTCCTGTTCTG
Encoded proteins:
- the pmela gene encoding LOW QUALITY PROTEIN: premelanosome protein a (The sequence of the model RefSeq protein was modified relative to this genomic sequence to represent the inferred CDS: deleted 1 base in 1 codon), with translation MRSLLLLVLAFTSATAIRQRSQFTRYRSWNSRMYPVWKDGDSRFRNCWSGGEVTFDLKNDAPTLTGARATFSINLNFPPNQTVLSDGQVVWAQNCTIDGQQYQAGQAVYPEQDPNGVFPDGTPFTRSQNRKPRYVFVWKTWGRYWQVADGPSSSLTIGTDNVPLGSYDMEVVIYHCRGKDKFIPLGYASSVFTITDQVPFSISLAQVNDVNQGDQNFIQNQAIAFTVNLHDPSQYLNNADISFSWDFGDASGTLISRERTITHTYLAVGTFKPQVVLMASIPNGCGNPTAVVPLDASAAPAVVVMASTPAAVPVEGGDAIALDIPASDATPAAASVQPADAAADTDDGEAVVDTDTVTVEDASVAPAVDAAVVPAEEDPANAAVPAAEEDVAAEETEAAAGEVAVVASVAPAVEEPAEANTDAADDTATVTDVAAENVAVIDAAASVAPVVEGEEVAVEVADTITVAPVTDVAAEEEAEVTAAVDTAVEADAAVEADAAVEVVQAQTEVPVDNIVAAATESTAVEEAAAVDAAVDTEAEVLETENEVAATAAAAGNEQVYKKLFRAEGEVQAEVEADPAQVALVVAKRQAPELTADCTVYRYGSLATSIDVVQGIESVEIVQMLSVVSMATEVEQNAVDVTIACQGSLPSEVCTVISDADCVTPLQTICNEASPSPDCQMILRQFFNDSGVFCLNVSLTNSVSLAAASARVNVALASTGSPAGTAATVLVFMVLACVVGCIGLMYRRFKQYQPLTEDHAGNSGGSSAVTSVPLLLWNLLSRQSPGESRPLLQGRIV